From a single Methylacidiphilum kamchatkense Kam1 genomic region:
- a CDS encoding transcriptional activator RfaH, with the protein MEKQWTNESLWYCLSVHPKKEKFAIENLKKENIEVFFPQILYKKIRSKKSSLVLEPLFPGYLFAKFNLLSKLIFVRSAKGVRSVVHFGSTYPVVPDCFITELKTMFGENGIKMVQEKVNIGSKINIAEGPFKGFSCIVLGFVPARERIKVLLEWLGRTVQTEIRYDDIGVKDSEIFRKNLELD; encoded by the coding sequence ATGGAAAAGCAATGGACGAATGAATCTTTATGGTATTGTCTTTCTGTTCACCCTAAAAAAGAAAAATTTGCTATAGAAAATTTAAAAAAGGAAAATATTGAAGTTTTTTTCCCTCAGATTCTTTACAAAAAAATTAGAAGCAAAAAATCCTCTTTAGTTTTGGAACCTCTTTTCCCTGGGTATCTCTTTGCAAAATTTAACCTTTTATCCAAGCTAATTTTCGTTCGTTCTGCCAAAGGAGTAAGGAGCGTTGTCCATTTCGGATCCACCTATCCTGTTGTACCGGACTGTTTTATTACAGAATTAAAAACAATGTTTGGCGAGAATGGAATTAAAATGGTTCAAGAAAAAGTCAATATTGGATCGAAGATCAATATTGCTGAAGGACCTTTTAAAGGGTTTTCATGCATTGTCTTGGGTTTTGTCCCGGCTAGAGAACGGATTAAAGTGCTATTGGAATGGTTGGGTAGAACAGTTCAAACCGAAATAAGATACGATGATATAGGGGTTAAGGATTCGGAAATTTTCAGAAAGAATTTAGAATTGGACTAA